caggggTGCTTTTTTTGCTATGATACAGAATATGGAAGTATTAGTAATATCTGATTTCACAGATAGTTTGTTTCGGAATATATAAATGTCGACACAATGTAAAGTACTTGCTCTGGCCCTTGTTTTGAATGAAGAGATGGCTGAACCAcatagaaagagagaaaggcTGGTCAGTATGGTATTTGCCCCGCCCCTCTACACTGTGATTGGACAGCTGGGTAAAAAGTGATGGTGATAAGCACtgcgttttacccaaagttgtACATTTTTCAAATCTGGCAAATGGCAAAAATCGATATGCTGCTGGCATTTTTAAATACGTAgtgctcccattgaaaacaattttttttaaaaatatgccgGCTTTGGTGGACACAGCATAAATATCAAACCAATTGGCGTCTGCAAGGAAATTATTCTAGACAATttggattttaaaaatctgacagAGAGCAGAAAACTACACTTAGTAAACTTGCAAGTCAGCCATTGCTGGAGTTGTAAATATGAGTAACCAAATTATTttccaaaatcattttttagtATATAAACTATGTTAATCATTTGCTGTGTGTATTGTTGTGTATTCTTTCTTCTGACCTTCCTGATGTCCTCCAGGGACTCTCCATTGAGCACATTAGTGAGTTTGTGCGTCTGGTTCTCAGGACCGCTTCCCTGTGCTCCATTAGGGTTCGGGTTTCCCTGCCGTTCCTGCTGATACTTGAGCATTTCTGGGTTCTCAATGATTGTGCTGGAAAGCTGCGACTCCATTGTGATGGCCAGACTCTTTCCATAGATGTTCTGATGAATAGAATTCTACAGAAAGATATACAGAAATCTTACTTCGGAGACTCAAGACTTTTCCGACACCTTGCTAGTTTGTTTGCGCGCATGCATGCAGTGTTGAAGAGTAACTAATTAAAAGTATCGAAGTTTTTAATCCATTTACATTCTTCAGTAACATGACAGTAGCTCAGCTGATTTTAAAACAGTGTGGCTTTTCCCCTCTAACAAGCTACTTTTTCCCCCAACTAGGAGCAGCGTAGCACAGCAAAATCCTGCattgctgtttttgtcacaaTGCATTGAGCGAACCGAGGCAATCAGCAAACACTCGCCTTGTCTTGTGCATCCCTTTACGTGGAGATTTAATTCACGTAAGCAAATTTGTTCAATCAGactgttttatttaaacaaatagttcaaaaataattaattaattaattaatgcgTGCAAcataaatatcacttttttGTGCCAAATAAACACTCTTttttcaataatataatattataattatataactgAAGAGTTATTGTTGCCTTAAAAACTGCAATGTCAGCTACTTTTGTTAGTTAACTTGGTAGTTTTTCCCACactggggtgtgtgtgtgttttctccaCCTTTTCTTCTTCATTCAAGGGATCTCCCAGTTCATCCTGCGAGAAGTCCAGGAAGGCCACAGTCCCATCCATGGAGCACACTAGGAGTCCCAGCCCATTCAGTGTCCTGAGCGATACAATCCGTTCACAATTCTCATGTAAGACCAGCAGTCGTCAGTTGCCAACTACAATGTCTACAATGCTTTACAAAGCTTGGAAAATAGAAAAGCGTTTTTCTTACCATGTAATATCCATTATAGATTTATCAAAGAGGTCATGGATGACAACCAGGGGACGCTTGAGTGAGGTGAGCTGAAAAACAAGAGCAGGACAACTGATTCAAGGTGTGTTATCTTAATATTCAGAAATCCTACCCTTACACCGCGtgaagaaatgtcatttttcagTCCTCATTGAAAgcaaaatactgtgtaaaacaacaacaaaatgaatcAGAACATATTATGTGAAGCTTTGGACCACTCCACTCCACAGCCCAGAGGGACTGACAAAATGTATTGTCATGGTTgcagctggttaggacaaaaacttgTTAACATGAACGAGATGTGATTTATTGCCTTCTCTTGTCAGTTGTCCGttttaacattaaacaatatttttgagTACAGCGTAACTACAATATTGTTTACATTacagtttgaggtcagtaacatttttctgaaagaaattactttttaacttctttttttttactaaatttttttttttagcaaggatgcatttaattgatcaaaagtgacagaagactttttttaaacagagtTCTACACagcttttacattttacattacaaaagattatatttcaaaataaatgctgttcttttaaactttctattcattaagaAACGaagccaatactgagtcggcatcCTGACGAAGATCCtggaagcctgcactgtctatacaacataaacagcgtaggagactgacaggggagagatgaaattgttgaataaagttgttatttttgttttgtttttacacacaaaatgtattctctaTGCTTcctaacattaaggttgaaccactgtagtcacatttactattttaatgatgtatttactacttttgctttctatgggggataaaaaaaataaataaataaataaaaaaaaacctctcggatttcatcaaaaataccttaatttgtgttgcaaagatgaacgaaggtcttacgggtttggaacaacatgagtaattaatgacagaaatttcattttttggatgaactaaccctttaaacagcacaacccttttcaacattgataatgataagaaatgttttttaacaccaaatgaatgatttctaaaaggatcatgtgacactgaagaatggagtaatggATGAAAAttctgctgaaaatttagctttgccatcacaggaataaattacattttaaaatattttataatagaaATCAGTTTTGAatttgtagtaatatttcactatattagtgtttttactgcattttttaacaaataaatttagcataacaagtgcaaaaaaaaatccttaaccCCTGCACATAATCACAACAACCAATCAGCGAATGTGGCTGAtgaagggtaaaaaaaaaataagggtTGATAGTTAGAAGTCTCTTACCCATACAGAAAGTGAGCGGTCCTTACTACCCACAGCACAGCAGCAGTACGGGCAGCTGGGTTTGGGTGTGCTACCATTCTTCTGTTTTTTCTTAAAGATCTTAGGATTAAACTTCtgcagagagatggagaggaatTCATAAACAATTCAGTAAGAGATAAGAATTAAATTATAAAGCTTGGCCAACTATAAAAATGATCATGATttcatcaaaacaaaaacatatactGCAGTACAAACCACAATGGAGATTTCATTGCATGCTTTTCTGTAAAATATGAACGATTTGAGCCAACACTTACCACCACTGTAACAGCTTTTCGATGACCCACAAAATCCATGTTGGTTTTCCAGCCGTCACGTTCGATGATCTGAGCTGTGGGCCCAGAATTATTCATGGCGTGAGCTGAAACCAGGTACTGACCATCTGGAGACCAGCTCAGCCTCAGGACGTGTGTGGTGCCGCCACACTGAATCAAAGCAAGAGAGaaggaaaaaagagagaatgcAGGGTCAAGTGAATCTAAACAATTTAAAGATGACAAAAATAAGCAAATCGAAAATAAGataaacaaaaaagtaaatacaATCCCAAACTAGCATTTCTAGCCAGCAGTCTGAAGTCTTACTTCACTAAAGGGTTTGGTGATGTTTGTCTCCAGCTGCCAGTCCATGGTCCTCCAGACCTTCAGACTATGGTCGTCTGCCTGGGAGGCGATGTACTTTCCAACTGGGTCCCACGTCAGGCCTTTCACCAGCcctgtgtgtccctttaaagtCATCACAATGTCTGTGGCATACACAGACAAAAGCAAATTCAAAAATGCAGTCTTTGATGCTTTGATTATGAACTGAATTTATTGATACAGAAGCCAAACCTCTATAAAATTCCCTGACCAAAAACATCCAAGATGTTATTAGAGTGGCCATAACAGTATTTAGTCACTTAAgccacacttaaagggttagttcacccaataatgaatCATCGATTACTCattttcatgttgttccatACCTATAAGACTTTCATTAATCCTCGAAAgacaaactaagatattttaaatgaatctgagagatttctgtccctctattgaaGGTCTAAAAGTCAAAACTCTGACActtcaaaacattcataaagagattgtaaaataaattcatatgaattcagCAGTTTAATCCAAGAGGCACGATCACTTATATGAtggaacagatttaattttaggcttttattcacatataaacaataaacattgaTGAGCAAACGTACATAGAGCACTCAAAtttggtaaacagaagctcaagcatgagaaccaataaggttcattcttgCATGTCACACCAGCacgcttccgcaagaaccaatggtGTTTGTTCCTGCACGTCAAGCAAGTTGATCTTCTTTTTACTATTTAAGTGCTCCATAtatctaaattaaatctgtttatcatataaagtgatcatgtctcttTAGAAGACTTAGATTAAacactcagatttcattaaaaatttgttcatttgtgtttcgaagatgaatgaatgtcttacgggtttggaactacatgagaGAGTaattgacagatttttcattttcgggtgaactaaccctttaatgtcattgcattagaaaCATATCAAACCCAAGTGCCATCTGCAAACAAAGGACGCAAGACTTTTTCTTAGATCCAAATTCACTTTTCACCTGGAAATTTTCGAGCGTTCCATATAACGATGGTATTATCCACACTGCAGGACGCGAGCCAGACATCATGAGGTGACCAGGCGACATCCATTACATCTGAATCAGATTGAGAGAAAACACCACATGTGCTTCACACAATGCCAAAACCGAGGACAATATCCAGCAATCACACAGGCAGCATATTTCTCCTCACCTCCCGTGTGGTTCCTCAGAATCATGACGCACCTCCACTGTTCCACATTAGCCAGTTTACTGCTGGATCCAAACACCGTGCTTGGACCTATGAAACTGTTTAACAAAAGAAATACCACAAAATACCTCAAAGGTCTGCGCGTGGATGCATGTGTGGCATCTGTTTGTGtcttataaacaaaataaagtcaacAATCTGCATTCAAAAGtagtgaaataaacagtgcattCTCATTCTGTCTACTggaatacatataaaaaaaaatatatttttagtgtcACAtccttatttttaaaaactttcctattcaaatatatatatatatatatatataaataaaaaatattaatattactagaacatttcaaaaagtttttttaaatgttggaACTAATCACAAAACTAACTGATTACACAAAACTCACTGTTTTACtaattctttttgttttctttaaagatgcagtaagcaatttctgagaaacaacaCAGTTGTTAGGGGGCGTATCCACTCACGATGGGGAGCAGAGAgggagtgagcaagagggagatttgaagaaagactgtagaaagagagatggctgagagacattacaaaagagaaaaggtcagaggaatatcactggaaaaagaagggttatgatcaggcaagatctttaggacccgcgttaatattagaaaagctttcccgTGCTGGATAGACCAAAGCGGGAAAGCCTGAAAATGGACGGGGAGGTTGCGTTGTTTCCGCTCCATATGTAAGtaagtaacattggttttgctttGTTTAACAGAACCAAGATaagctgttgttgtaatgttagctatagtaacaggagagttttgagtgtcattgtttgtctggagcattattttgctttgctttcaGCTATGAcaaagagacatccactcttgcattgcatgTTTGGGCATTTTGGGGTCGGAGCAATGAAGgaaggggtgtgtttgtttacacTGTCCATACCGGATGCGAGTGTTGCGATGCGGCGTGACAAAAGACAATGGAACCAGTTATAATTAGTGatgttgtctacactggatgcagcaCAACGTGGGCGACAAATCtccgacagtaaactgatgcctcgTTCTATTTATGACATACTGATATGAAGTACAAATGCTTTGCAATGGGCGCTTTGTcacgtccagtgtagacagccttTAGCTGTTGCGATGCAAGCGACAACGGACatgtctggtgtagacacagtATTAGGGTTAATTTCAAATATCAAGTGTTTCttagaaattgcttactgcacctttaattgttATATAATTTCGATCAATGAGAAGTGTTTTAAagttggagaaaaaaaatgtcagttttactCACGCCGCTCTCTTCCACACCATAACCAGTTTGTCATCTCCTCCTGACGCCAGGTATAAGCCATTATTTGACCAGCGCACACAATTCACACATGCTGAAATGCACAAAGttacataaaacatttgattaGATACTGAATATTCATCAGTGTCACACATTCTGTCTCACATTCTGTCAGTGCAGTTCATATCCAAAGgagtttaaaatacatttaagtgaGAAGATACAATCTAGACAGTCTCTGAatttttcttttgaatgttGGAAGCAAAAAATGTGTCtaaatgcaacaaaatgaaGTATTACGAGAGCAACAATTTACAAATGTTCTTTATTACTTCATGGCCTGGTTTcatagacagggcttagattaagccaggattaggcctgagttcaattagggcatttaagtattttttttataaacgtgccttagaaaaaaaaaaaaaaacattactggtgtgcatcttgagacaaaacaatgacatattttaaagatatgccagtgcaagttgctttcagttcaaatagctcaaacatgcattttaagccttgtctgtgaaacaggGGATATAGATAAACAGGTCATACCTAAGTGATTGTCCATCTGACAAAGCAATTTGGGAATATTCTCGTTCTTCTCGTCCTCCTCTCGAAGAACCGGGGCCATATTCCAGATGACCACTTTCCCAGAGTCCTCACCTGTCAATCAGCATAGAAAATATTAGTTCCTAAAGACAAACTGTTAAACTAGCACTGAAATTAAACTACcttctacaaaataaataaataaataaataaataaaactgaaagctACACTATAGTTAGCTAAAGAATAACAGGAAAATATATGTTAGAGGGTTTGAATTTTCACCTTGGCCACCTGTAGCAAACTTAGTTCCATCTGGATGGATATCAACTGAGAATATCGGTTTAcctgaaaacaaaaacactctTACAACACAATGTCTAACGTAGTCAAAGAGTCAAAAAATATGCAATGATAGAACACAACAAATGTACTGTATACAATACATGCAGTTCAAAGCAGGTTAAAAAGCAAATATGGCTACATTAGCATATAACAGATATAAACAATGTCACAAGCTTAATTTAATCGGTTAATTATGACCAGATAATCtcttaaattacataaatgacttaattttcacAGTGCAATAACAGCTATCAGCTCCAGCTTGATCGACCCATGTCACAGGTCTGCCTGCCTGTCTTTTGCAACTTCAAAATGGGTGGTGTGCAGTGTGCACATCATATATTCATTGGTTAGGCTTCTTAAAAACCAGCCAAGCTCAAAAAACAGCCGGTTACTATGATTGTTGTTGCGCTAAAATGTGCAGAAAAGAATCCGAGCGCAAGCACAACACTGCAGAAGAGACCAGATCCGTCCCTCTACATAACAAAAGCGCAAGTTGAAGCCCCGGATtcttgcacaaacacacacacacacagtcggGCTGCTGCTCTCACCATTGTGATTGACCCAACTCGGCTTCAAGAGCTTCATCTTTACGCTGATCTATTATAAAACCGCCGTTTGCAACCCGCGATCTCCCTCTACGCTTCCGAGGAGAATCGTTTCCAGCGTCCGCCCGCCCGCCCGGCCGTTTAAGTGCTGCGGCTCATCCGTTACTTTGTTGCTCAGTTGAACTccatgtctgtctctctctctctcacatcaCTCTGAGCGTGAAGCTGCAGCAACTGAAGTCACGCCGGAAGTTCGCCGTCTTCTTCGAAGTTCCCTTGGAAACAAAGAATGAACGTGTTTGTTCCTTATTTACATTCATTCGTTTAGCAGAAGCGTCATGGAAAATGatttacaaatgaggaaaaacacaaacacaagcgTCTAAATAAGCTAGTTATGTCAGCAGTCACATTATTTAAGTATACCTCAATAATAGAAAGACTGAGGTCAATAACCATTAAGGACCATGATATTACCATTTTTGGACATGTGGCATAGTATCGTATTCTTTGAAATAACATTGTGTTTTGTGGTCAATGATTTTGTATTCAAAGGGATTTCACTTCACAAAATTGTATAACTTCATATTCCCACGGGATGACTTATGTAAAGTGCCAAGTGGCATGATATAAGTAAGGTGGTAGCCTTGATAGTGTATCGGTCACCTTCAGGACAGTCTCAAGTATTACCTATAGTTATTGCAGTAGGTAAATGTAAAAAGTTACAGCAATAAGAGAAATATTGatagattttgaaaaaaagCCCATTACCACTGAAATATACTATGAAGGGTGAACCTGACCTTCAAACTCTATGCCCTGTTCAAAATCCCCGTCAAAAGTGGGTAGTGTTTCTATATAGTCGTCCTCCACACTCCTGTTTCATCTAAATTTTTAGCATTTACAGATAagtcatttaaataaagaaaacacgTCAGTTGATAACTTATAGGGTCCTGATTTTTTGTACATCCctaaaaagatttatttattaattatttatttattttgcctttGTTGTTGGTAGGGTTTGAAATGAACGTCCCAAAATTTCAGAAATAAACCAGATAATCGAATAAACCAGattatcaagtcaagtcacctttatttatatggGGCTTTTtacagtacagattgtttcaaagcagctttacagtgataacaggaaatgAATGCAACAAAGATCGTCACAGCttagatttaaatatatttattacaaaacaaaatacaatacaatattcAATAATTAGTGTCCAAAATCTTCATTATTCATAATTGAGCAATATGTTTCTAGTTTATAgacaaaaaggttttttttggtccagccaaattttatatatatgtgtttataaAAGAGAAAACAATGATTGACATTTTCTTTGAGGACAATAAAATTTCATGTAATGTCAAATACGCAAGTGCGTAACAGTACAGTAAAGATTAGATTTCTTTAATGATTACAGAAACCTCCTATTATGGCTGGAAAGGACCATATAGCTCATGataaagcaatatatatatatatatatatatatatatatttttttttttttatttatttatttttaactactTTAGTGTTTACCACTGGGTGGCGAGCGCACATCTTTTCATGTGCGTGAATGTATAAAGTACAGAAACAGAAATCGAAATACAGAGAATGCGGATACAAATCAGGGTTACACAAGATGGGCGGAGCTTGATGAGTCACGATGAATGATTGGACCACACAGCGCCCCCTGTCAAAAACTTAATACGTTTACCATCGACAGATGCCATTCTAGCTAGTTCTCTTTCACAAGTGCAGGCAGGAAAAAAAAACGAACCGCAGAAGAAGAACTCCACTCAATTTGTTTACATCAGGAGGAGGTGACAGGACGTAGCCTATTCTGACAGTATGGCTCAAACTTTCAGTCTATGACTTAATATGACTTATAACATCAACTGACAGGGAGCCATGGGCGCTTTAGCTTGTCTTTCTGTACTGTGCTCATTGTGGCTTTGCCCGCTAGTTTCTAGCGAACAGGTAGCATTTGTAGAGGTGTTTCTGGAAGACCATCAGGATGTTTTTCAGGGTGAGGTGGTCCAGGGGAGTATGGAGAACGACCCTATGGAAAACCACAGCAAAAAGAAACATGACCTTAAAGGAGACCTCATATTAGTAAGTTATCAATGCTTACAAATAGATACTTGACATTGCGAGTTATTTTCACTACtctgaatgtctgttttttgcAATGGCTGTACAATAGGACATGCATTATGTactatatttgcattttaacaCTTTTCTCGTGTGCTGGGTCAGCACTGTGATATAAAAATCATGTGTCAAATATTAAACATCAGTGACATGCTTCTTTTTGTCTATGCAGATAAAAGATGAAGCTCTTGAAAGCAACAGTGAAAGCAGTGATGGGAAGGATCAGAACCCATGGATTGGACTGGTACCTGTCCAGATGGAGGAAGGCACAGTTTCCAGCAACAGCAACCAGGAGTCATTTGCTGCCTCTGTGGTCAATAAGGTATTCTTGGTAAAAACTGAAACATGATGACAAGGTAGCACTGATCAAACTGACGGCTCTGTCCTCCATAGATGAAGCGTGCTCTTGTGTTTGGTGCATCTGCATTGATCATACTGGCTTTAAACCAGAATACTGTCAGAGAGGTGAGGGCTTTGCTGGTCTGTTCCATACACTTTTAGTTTATGGGAAAATGGTTATTAGATGagtatgaaaaaaagaaaactgttcTTCTTCTACAGATGGATCTCTCCCAGGTCCTCTCAAAGCCAATCATTGTTATTCAAACATCAGAAAATGTCACTAAGCTCATTGGAGCACTCCTCAGGTAATCGTAAGTCATTACATTATCAGTATTCTTTTGAATAAACAATATACTGGAtttagaaatttaattttttttctattttttattcaattagGGGCCTTCATGCAACAGCGAAAATCACTTATAAGACTTTTCTACAGGATAGCCTGGTAAGATTTCACTGATAATAAGCTTCTGTGCAGCATAGTTTCATGCTTGTTATGGTTTATTAGTGTACAAGTGTGATATTTCTATATGCGGTGTCAAAGGGGGCCACCTTGACCCTGTGGTCCAGCTGTGGCCGTTCAAGAGGAGGGTTGTATGGGGAATGGCAGGGGGTCATCTGCACCGGGGAGACCAACTCTCAGGTTCAGGTATGAGCATTATGAAGACATCTCATATCATCTAGGGCACTATCATAGCCTTACTGCTGGAGCTGCACGATTTATCACTAAAAGATCATGATCTCAGTTCATACACCTAtgcaatcttattcctaaatggcAACAATTCGGCTATGTTTATTAAACCCTTGAAAAGTACGCTCATAgcaaacattcaaatctgcgttggTGCTGCTGCTGACGACctagagagagcagttgtcatgtaaaggtaggaaacagcttcacaaacagtcttttcaaccacaaagaatcattatttctgtgttacaataatTCGAATTAACACAGAAGTACtaggataaaagtttatagttcggatataaacgttgattcatccagtaatgaaaattttaaataattcattcaaatcaaTTAAACAGACTgaagcaattaacattttgtcagaacctctagtaaattacacgCTATTTTGTTTAGTTCTATACAAAATTTTAGAAttgtgatctctattttaaacaaacaaacaaaaaatcgtgattctcaatttatccagaatcgtgcagctctacttaCAGCTCAAAATATTTCAGCACTGTCATGTATGTAATCCTCttatgttttttaatactgcatgtCACCTTTATTGGTCAGTAAGGAgtatttctcttcttttttctttctttttgtccgTGTGCCCAGAAATATCTCCAGCAGCTTTGGAACACTGTTGTTTTGGTGGCCCTTGTCCTCTCCACAGGGGTCATAGTTCAAGCTCGCTGGCAGTACCAGGACAACCAGTTTAATGATGATTTAGAGGTGAAGGCTGTTTTTGTGACAGATTCATTCTGAAGTaagaaaatttgatttaaaacactaatattaCTGTGCGGAAAAAGCAACGTTAAGTGAAGACTGGGAGGAAATCCAGTCATAAACATattataccattcaaaagtttggggtctcaaataaatgctgttcttttcatcaAGAAATCCTggggagataaaaaaaagttacagtttccacaaaaataattaGCACCACAagtgttttttaacattgataataataagaaatgtttcttgagcaccaaatcagcatattagaatgatttagaTGATTtcgctttgccatcacatgaataactacttagataaaatattaaaattatataaaatatattaaaagttcatttaaaaatgtaataatatttcaaaaaaattaaattatgtaattttgatacaatttctgatcaaataaatgcagccttggtgagcataagagacttctttggaaatcattaaaaaatcttaccaatcccaaacttttgaacagtagtctaTACATTGTACATggtttataatataaaaaaaaaataaactatttttctTACAGTCAAACCTAaagcaagatattttaaagagatTATCAGCATTGAAGACAAGGACATACCGGCAGCCCAAAGTGAGGTGTGACCCAACACAAACTCAGCTGGTGGAGACGGACAGTTGTGCAGTTTGTCTGGAGCAATACAACAACAACCAGGTGACATATTCTACCCTTTCTTATGCTTTTGCTCGGTAGTTATTATTCTTTCATAAAGAGAGACAGTCTATCAGGAGTTTGATCACTGCTCTATTTGGGTGTGTTTTAGTGTTTGAGGGTGTTACCGTGCCTCCATGAGTTCCACAGAGATTGTGTGGATCCCTGGCTACTCCTCCAGCAGACATGCCCTCTCTGCAAACGTAGCGTGCTTGGTGAGAAAGACACAAATATTATCAACCATTATTACTTGCtcatctatctatatatttttgcTCCATGCAAACTGTATTTGACCTGAACTTTTCCTGCTCTTATTCTGTTCCTCCCAGGTAATTTTTATTGAGCTGGACCAGGACGGATTCTGGACTAGGAAATAGTGGAATTGGATTGACTCTTCTGATTCAGACTTTTTAAGGCAACTAAATCCCTCCTCTTCACTGTAAAGTCAGATTACCTCCATGGTAATGATCTTTGACCTTTCCAAAGACTATACCTTGAGTTCTTTTAAGAGACCCCAAGAGTCAGGGCTAGTTCCTGATCTTTGGGTCAGACCACTTGAGAAGTTCCTTGAAGGTAGGTCCTTGTACACGGGATCAGTTCTTTTGCACACAGATGAGTACTTTAGTTACATTTGTTGAACCGGCTCAGCAGTTTACAGATACACAAATTGTGAATTCATATgcacagcaaaaaaacaaaagtaatgattCAGATCTCTTCAAAATAAGGGGGAATCATACACACTCTGAAGTCTCAAATTTTTGTTTAAACAAGGGTTGgcatgaagtaaaaaaaaaaagacaaagtaaGAAATAGCATTCATTCACACATTGCATAAGAAACAAGTATCAATAGATTATCATTTAACCTTTTCCTCTGACATGATACCAGGGCTGGTGCCCAACCTGGCCCTgttccactgaaaaaaaaaaaaaaaagataaagt
This Ctenopharyngodon idella isolate HZGC_01 chromosome 5, HZGC01, whole genome shotgun sequence DNA region includes the following protein-coding sequences:
- the rnf215 gene encoding RING finger protein 215: MGALACLSVLCSLWLCPLVSSEQVAFVEVFLEDHQDVFQGEVVQGSMENDPMENHSKKKHDLKGDLILIKDEALESNSESSDGKDQNPWIGLVPVQMEEGTVSSNSNQESFAASVVNKMKRALVFGASALIILALNQNTVREMDLSQVLSKPIIVIQTSENVTKLIGALLRGLHATAKITYKTFLQDSLGATLTLWSSCGRSRGGLYGEWQGVICTGETNSQVQKYLQQLWNTVVLVALVLSTGVIVQARWQYQDNQFNDDLESNLKQDILKRLSALKTRTYRQPKVRCDPTQTQLVETDSCAVCLEQYNNNQCLRVLPCLHEFHRDCVDPWLLLQQTCPLCKRSVLGNFY